One window of the Methanocaldococcus vulcanius M7 genome contains the following:
- the rpsS gene encoding 30S ribosomal protein S19 yields MASVKRRRIKKKKQVISRKIEFKYRGYTLEELQQMPLREFAKLLPARQRRTLLRGLTPQQKKLAMKIKKARRLLNKGKEPRTIRTHCRDFVITPDMVGITFGIYNGKEFVEVKISPEMIGHYLGEFALTRKPVQHGSPGMGATRSSMFVPIK; encoded by the coding sequence ATGGCATCTGTAAAAAGAAGAAGAATCAAAAAGAAAAAACAAGTAATTTCAAGAAAGATTGAATTTAAGTATAGAGGATACACGTTAGAGGAGTTGCAACAAATGCCTTTAAGAGAGTTTGCAAAGTTGTTGCCTGCAAGACAGAGAAGAACATTATTAAGAGGATTAACTCCACAACAGAAAAAATTGGCAATGAAAATCAAAAAAGCGAGAAGATTATTAAATAAAGGTAAAGAACCAAGAACCATAAGGACACATTGTAGGGACTTTGTTATAACTCCGGATATGGTTGGAATAACCTTTGGAATTTACAACGGAAAAGAGTTTGTAGAAGTGAAGATCTCTCCTGAGATGATTGGGCATTATTTAGGAGAGTTTGCGTTAACAAGAAAACCAGTTCAGCATGGAAGCCCAGGTATGGGAGCTACAAGAAGTTCAATGTTCGTTCCAATCAAATAA